A stretch of DNA from Gimesia chilikensis:
TTTCTTTCAATGTCAATGATTCCACTATTCGCAGGATCTATGATTGCAGTGAATTCCGAATTCGGCAACCGAAGGTCAAAAGGGATGTCATCAATCGGAACCTCATAAGGGATGCCTCCGTCAGCCAGACCTTGTCCATACCCGATAAATACAGTCAGAAATCCGGGACGCAGACTGGCAAGCACTTTCGCAGGAAATTTGGAGGGGGTATCAAACTGACCACTCATTTTCACTCCTCGATAATCTTCACCAGAATACGCTCCCGCCGGCGGCCGTCAAACTCATAATAAAAAATATGTTCCCAGGGTCCCAGGTGGAGCTGGCCGTCGGTGATGGAGACGGACGCGGTGATGTGCATCGCGTTCCCCAGGCACATTGCATTACACAATGACTTTCTAGATTAAACAAGAAAACAGGAACTCCAGAATGTCTGACAATCATCTTCCAAAAGGGATTAAATTAGACTTCTCTTAACAATCGGGTCATATCCATACGGTTGAAGAATGTAACGGAATTCAAGACAAATGAAATATCTGAACCTTCAAGCCAAGAATTCCAGACTGTCTGTGCAGAACTGTATCCAGCGATAACGACGCATGTATATTCTTCATATCCAAAAATGGGGCCAAGTTGAACTAAATGATCTCCTTCATAAAGGCGTACTTCCAAGAGTGGACATCGTGTTTCTCCGACTGACCCGTGTCCTCTGAATATAAAAAAAGTATCTCTAGTACTTCCATCATTCGAGATACCGAAAGATCCAGACAGACCGGTATCATCGATATACGGCTTGTACCCTTGATTTACAGCATCTTGAAACAACGATTCGAGATCCTTCTCGATTGGCAAGCTTTCTGATTCTGACCAAAATCGTTTCTCCATAGCTCACTCCCCAATAATCTTCACCAGAATCCGCTTCCGTCGGCGGCCGTCGAACTCGTAATAAAAAATGTGTTCCCAGGGTCCCAGGTGGAGCTGGCCGTCGGTGATGGCGACGACGACTTCGCGGCCCATGATCTGGCGTTTGTGGTGGGCGTCGGCGTTGTCTTCGCCGGTCTGGTTGTGTAGATAGCCGCCGGAATTGGGGTCGCCGCCTGGATTGAAGGGGGCCAGCTGTTCCAGCCAGCGATCGTAGTCTTCATGCAGGCCTGATTCGTTATCGTTGATGAAGACGGACGCGGTGATGTGCATGGCGTTCCCCAGGCACATTGCATTACGCCATCTCTTTCATGACAGAGGGTGTCACGGAACCGGGAGGCTACCATGCTACTCCCCAATAATCTTCACCAGTATCCGCTTCCGCCTGCGACCGTCGAACTCGTAATAAAAAATGTGTTCCCATGGTCCCAGGTGCAGCCGTCCGTCGGTTATTGCAATGACAACTTCGCGTCCCATGATCTGGCGTTTGTGGTGGGCGTCGGCGTTGTCTTCGCCCGTGCGATTGTGCAGATACCCGCCGGTATTGGGATCACTGCCCGCATCGAAAGGAGCCAGCTGCTCCAGCCAGCGGTCGTAGTCGGCATGCAGCCCTGACTCGTTATCGTTGATAAAGACCGACGCTGTGATATGCATTGCGTTTATAAGAATCAAACCATCGGTAACACCACTTTCTTTGACCAGATCTTCAACATCTTGGTGGATAGAAACTATCTGTCGACGCTGGGGGATATCCATCCAGAGCTCTTTGGTTAGTGACTTCATTATGGCATCCGACTCCATATTATTTTGGTTTTTAAAATCTAAAGCATGAATTGCTTAATCATAACGATATAAGTATGTGGGGCTAGGTATGTACAACCGAAAAGCGGTTATCCCTGCCGCCTGCCCCATTTATTTAAAAGGGAACTGTAAAGGGGAAACAGAACATGATTAGACGGAAGAAAGTATCTGCCAAAAAGACGATCGAGCGAATATTCACACCTGGAGATGCCTCAAAGTATATCACCCATGATGGAATCCAACAGGGGGACCAGGTTGTATTGTACTGCCGAGTGTCCACGCGTCAGCAAAACCACAACGGTAATCTTGATGCCCAAGAGCAGTACCTAAGAAACCAGATGGGCAAGAGAGATGCAAAGGTCGTGCATGTAGTTAGATATGTAGGGTCTGGCTTTGAGCCACTACGTCTACCTTTAGCGGTAAGATTCGCTAAACAACATGGTGCCAAGATAGTTGCCCTTTCTACAGATCGTTTTATTCGCCATGAATCTTTTAAGTCAACAGGGTCAAAAAAGGCACGTAAACTCAGAGTAAATACACGTGGACTTGAAGATCTGAGAGAAATAGCAAAAGGCGTAGAACTGGTTACATTGCTGGATCCCAATGCAAGTTTAGAAGATTGTATAAAACTACAAAGCGAAATAGGGCAGCAGGCCAAATTTAATAAAGGAGGAAGGCCCTTGAAGCGAAAGCCGGGTTATAAGAAACAACGCCGTCTAAAATTTCTAGAAAAAGTAATACAACTACAAGAGCAGGGGAAGAGCATACGTGATATAGAAAAAGAACTTAAAATCCCTTCATCCACCGTGCATTCTTGGGTGTCCAGTTTTTTTAATGGAGACTAAAGTCAGTTGTTAATTTGTTCTAGGAAACAAGGGATATTTTTAAATCTAACTGTGTAATGAGCATAAATAACCCCTACTACAAGGTATTGGGGGACTAAAAGCCTACCTGCATCGCTTAAAAAAGTATTCAACATGAGTGGCATAGGGATTCCTATTTTTTTAGCCTGAAGTCTTCTTTGATTTCATATATGGGAACACTATTTAAACCAACATGCAAACAAGATCGGCCTTTTGATTCGAGAATTCCTTATCCTGAAAATCCTTTACACAATTGCGCAAAACGATTCACAACGCATACAGGACAGGCCGCTAGACACACAACACCACCGAGGATTGCACAGATGGACCCGTGACGCGTTTTAACCTTGTGAGATGACCAAGAGACAACGCGAGGTGCAGTACAGGGGCGAGGCCGCGTCTGTGTTTGACTTACGGACTTACTCGATGTCTGGTGATTAGCGACTATAGGTCTTCGCCTTAACCGATTTGTTCTTTGTTATTTTTTTCTGCGACCGCGAGAGGCCATCTCCTCCGTAACGATATCTACGTTTGCTATTGTTGAAAAGACGAGCGGAAACTTGAGCAACAGTTGGTCCGATTTCTTAGTGATGGCATCTTTTATGACTCCGGTCCACAAGTCATTGGGTAGATTGTCAGCCAAATATGCGTCCTCAGCTTTGTGGAGTGCTTCATCGCAGTTGCCCTCGCTGATGCCTGCTTGATAACGGAGATCGCTATGTTCTTCGGGAGGAATGTATCGGGGAGGGTATTCGAGGATATGGGACCAAACGAGACTGTCGATTACTGCCACAATGTCGCGAGGGTCAGCGTCAATGTCGTGAATGTACTTTCCTGTTTCGTTATGAACAGCAGGCTCGTCTTGGCCACACCAAATAACCTGGTCTTCACTGACGAGGTCATACAACCGCTGTTGCTTTAACGATGTTTTGGGGTCATCTGTGTATGTGCCATGAGAAAGTTCGATCGGACCACAAAATGTTCGTAGGTCGTATCCTTGAAGAGTCGACACTCGCACTCGAATCCTCCGTGAGATTTTAATTCAAAACACGCGGCGTTGGTGGCTTCACGTGCATCGAATTATTATGCTTTTTTTTTGCGTTTAACCACCACGCCTTGCAATTCGTTCAGCCAATCGGACACGGGAAGACCATAGTCGAGTACTAGATGAAATGAAGGATGTTCTAAGTAAGAGAGATAAGATTCTTGATTTAATCACTAAGAGTTTAATTACTGATTCGCAAGCCGAACAAAAACTATTAGATTTGAATGAACTTGAAGAAGAATTAAAACAACGAGCAGATCAGTTAGACATTCAAATAGGAAATCATCCAACAAAAGAAGAACTAAAAAGACTATCGCAATCCGCGGCACAACAATTTCGAAAGAGGGTAAGTGCTAAGGCAGTGGTAGCAAGAAGAAGTAAGAAGGGGATGACGTGGCAGGACAAACGGGAGCTTGTTAAACATGCGTTTGACGGTGATAGTTTAGACGGTCGACCTCATGGAGTTTATATCCACGTTATCGATGGCCAACAAAAAAATCGCAGAAAGCGTTGGAAAGTTATTCTGCATGGCCAACCAATGATCGAGGGCGATAGTTGTGTAACGCAATGTGCTTCGGGTTGACCAGGCACAGGCCGTCCTGGACGCCGCTTTCTGTGACCAGTTGTTCGACGTTTTTATGGATTGAAACGATCTGCCGACGGTGGGGGATTTCCATCCAGAGTTCGCGGGTCAGTGATTTCATAGTGTGTTTTGCTCCTGAAAGTTGGTTATGATGCTGACGTATCATAACGCATTTGGTGCCTGATGCGAATCAGGATCTAGCCGATGATCTGTTTGCGGAAAATTCCATTCGAAAGCCAGGTTTCAATATGCCAGATTCTCCCAGACAATTGCCAGTGGGCTTCAACTGGTTGACCTGTGCGATGCTGGCGCTGGTTACCAACCTGGGTTGTGATCAACAGGGGAATGCTCCTGAAACAGATTTAAAGCAGGGGGCCGTCCGGAAACCGGATGCCCGTGCTGCAGAACCAGGCGTGATTCCTGCACCGAACGCGGCGACGTCTCCTCTCCCACAATGGGAGACTCCCGAGGAGTGGGTGAAGCTGATGTCGGAAGCACGAAATCTTCCTCAAGCACAAAGTGGGAGGCCCCGTAGTTCAGGCCAGCCGAAGCAGGCCCGCAGGCCGATCACTGTGGGCAGCATGCTGGGACTGGATGAGGGGGAATCAGAACAGGAAACTGAGCCAGACCTGTTTCCACAGTATTACAATCTGGCTGCTACTGGCTCGAATGCTGAGTTCGACGGTACCATTCAGAAAGTGGAAGCAATTCCCGATGCGGGTCAGCGGGCGGTCGCTTATTGCGCGATTGCCCGGGCCTTGCTGGCTGAGGAAGCCTTTGAGCGGGCGAAACCCTGGCTGGTTGAAGGCGAGAAATTACTTCCGCAGTCTCGAGATTCCGCAGGGCATGAGCAACTTCTGCATCTGTATGCGAAAGCGTTTGCGCGGTCGGGAGACGGTAACAAGGCTGTCGAAGTGGCACAACAGATCGCGAATCTCGATCTCCGTGAAAAAACGCTGATTTCCATTCCAGGGCAAATTGCGAAAACCGGAGATGTCAAGCAGGCTCTGAACTTTGTCGAGACTATTCCAGATCGGAACTCTCAATCGCAGGCGCTCCGGCAAGTAACACTGGTTCTAGCCAGGTCAAATGCCTGTAACCTGGCGCTGTCGTTGACTGAGCAGATTACCAATGAGGAAATCCGATTCCGGGCACTGGAAGGGATTGTGCTGGAGCTCGCGAAAGCAGGCAGGGGCAAGCAGGCATTGGACGTCGTTCGGCAGATTCTGTTTTTACATCGTCGGCCCTGGTTTTTACGTGCACTGGCGAAATCGCTGGTGGGGACAGGCCATCTGAATCAGGCCCTCGAAGTGGCTCCATTGATTGAGGGTTCTGGTGAGCAGTCAACCTACCTGATGGAAGTGGCGATCGCGGTCGCAGAGCAGGGTAAGTCAAAACAGGCACTGGAGGTCGTGCAGCAAATCCCCCAGCGAGAGACGAAGGAGAACGCGCTGGCCAAGGTTGCTTCCGCGCTATTGAATGCAGGCGAGGCCGACGGTGCGCTCAAGGCGACACAGCGGCTTCAATATGACAATCAGAAAGTCCGCCTGTTGTACCGGGTCGCCTCCGCGCTTCATTCTCGGGGAGAGGATGCTCGAAAAATTGCGGTGCTCAAAGAGGCTGTGGCGGCCTCCCAACGGTCTGGTGAGAAGCCGCCTCTGTTTTCAGTGATGGGGGTTCTGTCGATGGAGACAATACCGACCGAACAGGGGACCTCGACTCAACTCAAATCGTCCTTTAGCCCTGAAGAGCGACAACTGGCAGAATACTTTCTGCAGGCAGCACAACAGAAAAAGTGACGACGGGAATTAAGTCGCTTAGCCCAGTTTCTCGTATGCTGAGAGAATCAGCTGTTCGGTTTCGTCCCAGTCGATGCATTCGTCTGTGACGGAGACGCCGTACTGGAGCTGGCTGAGATCTTCGGGCAGGCTCTGATTGCCGGCATGCAGATTACTTTCCAGCATCAGGCCGATGATCGTCTTGTTGCCGCCGACGCGTTGATCAATGACTTCGTTCCAGACTTTGCCCTGGTTGCGATAATCCTTATTGGAATTCGCGTGGCTGCAGTCAACCATGAAGCGGGGAGAGAGGCCGGCGGTTTCCAGGCTCTTTGCAGCTGCTTCGAGATGTTCCTGCTGGTAGTTCGGGCCGGAGCGACCGCCACGCAGAATGAGGTGACCCCAGGGGTTGCCTGTGGTGTTGACCACGCAGGTCTGACCTTCGGCGTCGATTCCCAGGAAACTGTGGGGACTCTGGGCGGCGAGCATCGCATTGAGCGCGACGTCCAGGCTGCCGTCTGTTCCGTTTTTGTAACCGACGGGCATCGAAAGTCCGCTGGCCATCTGGCGGTGCGTCGGAGATTCGGTCGTGCGTGCGCCGATGGATGCGATGGAAATCGCATCTGCGATGTACTGCGGAGTGATCGGCTCAAGCATTTCCGTGGCGGCCGGCAGTCCCAGTTCACCGATCTGCAGCAGCAGCTGGCGGGCGATTTTGAGACCTGAGGCCACATCGAAGGTGCCGTCCATGTGAGGGTCGTTGATCAGACCTTTCCAGCCGACGGTCGTCCGCGGTTTTTCGAAGTAGACCCGCATTACCAGGAACATGCGGTCTTTGACTTTCTCGGAAAGTTCTTTCAGTCGTTTGGCATATTCGATGGCGGCCTGGGGATCGTGAATGGAGCAGGGGCCGACAACGACGATCAGTCGTGAATCTTCACCCGAGAGGATATGCTTGATCTGTTCCCGTGATTCGCCGACGGTTTCTGTCACTTTGTCAGTGCGTTTGATGGTCTCTTTCAGTTCCTGAGGAGCAACCAGGCGAACCGAATCGATGATGTTGACGTTTTGAATGGGTAGCATCTTGTTTAAATCGTTTTCGTTTACTGGGGGAGAAGATTCAGTTTTGTATCAGTTTCAATTACAGAGCCAGCTGCTGTCGGATCAGTGAGACGACTTCTTCAGCCGTCAGCGGCGAGGCTTCGATTTTCAATTGTGCATATTGTTCATACAGTGGATACCGGCTGTCATACAGGTCGGCGAGGCTGGAACCCGGTTCGATCAGCACGCCCCGATCGAAGGCATCGACAAACCGCTGCTCCAGGATATCCGGCTTCACATCCAGCCAGACTATCGTACCAAGACCGGCCAGATGATGCATGGCTTCACTGCTGTAACAGACACTTCCTCCGGTAGAAATAACGGATCCTGCTGATTGAATCGATTGGATGTAGGCCGCTTCAATCGCGCGGAACCCTTCCGGGGAATGATCTGCAATAATCTCGGCCAGCCGTTTGGATTCGCCAGCCTCTATTAATGCGTCGGTATCCAGAAAGGGAAGGCCTGTCTGTTCAGACAGTAGTCTGCCCACCGTCGATTTTCCGGAGCCCGGCATGCCTGTCAGAACGACTCCAGTTTTGACAGGTTCGCTGTCGGCGGTCATGCGGGCACTCCCGGGAGAAAAAGGTGCACTCTCCAGGGTGATTTCCTGCGGACAGGGGCAACGAATGGCAAAATATAAAAAGTCGTATCTGTATACATTTCAAAGACTTCGGTTCGCTTCCTTCCCCGGAGCCTGGAAAAGTTTTAAAATCCAGGGAAAAGGAAAACAAATCATATCTCAAATCAGGTCTAATAGGAACTATGTGACAATTCAGGTGAGAATTAAATTGTGATTTTCCCCTGAAGGGTAACACAAGCATGGAACAGATGTTTGTATGAATTTCACAGGAATTTTACTTGTCAAAGATCCGGGCAGTTCTGTCAGGACAGTATCGTTAAGCTCTTTAGCGATAAGCTGAGTGTTTTCAAACGCCAGAAGAATCGAATCGGACCGTGGATAAACTGTCGCCAGCCAAATTTGCAGCGCAGATAAGATGCTGTGCCAATGATCTGCAGGATCATGGGGTGGACCGCCTGGGTCCGCTGTACGATTTGACATCGGAGCGATTGCTGCGCTATGCGGTGACAGTGACCCGCAACACTCCCGATGCGGAGGATGCGATTCAGGCGACCATGGTGCGGATTGCCATGCGACCCAAAATTCTGGCGACCGCTCAGCAGCCGTGGGCCTACCTGTTACGGGTGGCCCGGAACGAAGCGCTGCGGATTCTGCAGAAGCGGAAGCCGCTGCAGATCTTCGCCCAGTGCAGACAGCTCTGGTCGCGAGATGAAGAAATCGTGGAAGAGAATGATCAGGCCCAGGTGATTCGGCAGGCATTAAAGCGGCTGCCGACGAACCAGTCTGAAGTGGTGGTGCTGAAGATCTGGGAGGATATGACGTTTGCGGAAATTGCCAGTGTACTGGATGAATCGCCGAACACCGTGGCCAGTCGTTACCGTTATGCACTCCAGAAATTAGATAATTACCTGCGTCCCATGGCGCGTGAGGATATCAATGTTTGAATTTGAAGATCACCATTTTCTCGAAGAGCAGATACTCAAGGCCGGCCAGGGGGCGGTCCCCGCGCACAGCGATCATCGCCAGCGGGTACTGGCTGCCGCCCGCCATGCGGAAAATCGCAAGGTGCAGCGCAAAACGCTGCTGGTCTGCTGCACGCTGTTTCTGACATTCACACTGTTGTTTCTAACCCGGGATTCAGGAGCCGACCTGCGTGTCGCCTCCGATGCGGAATCCGGCTGGTCCCGTGCACTCTATTCCAAAGGGAGTCGTGTGCTGGGAATCTCGGCCGCCACACCCGGAGAAAAGAAAGTTCAAACCGATTGGAATACCGTGCAGGCCACACTCAAACAGTCCGGCGAATGGGGACTGGTTGACGCCGTCGTTCGTTTTCGGAATGAACGGGCCGGAACGATCGAGCAGATCTTTACTCGAGGCGATTGATGCAGGAGACCTTGTCCCAACAGTTTCAGGATCAACTGCCTGACAAAGCGGAAAATCATCCCGAGTATGTGACGGAGCTGGTCGATGTGATCTTAGGCCAGGCACAGGCTATCAATGCCAGCGACATTCATCTGCTGCCCACCGAAAACCGGATGCGGATGGACTGGCGCATTGACGGCGTATTGCACCATGTCGCTGACTTTTCCCAGGTGCTGGCGCCCCGGATCACAGCCCGACTCAAAGTGCTCTCGCAACTGCTCACCTATCGTACTGATGTTCCCCAGGAAGGGCGGATTCATCGGGATGGAGAGCAGGTGGTCGAGACCCGCATCAGCACCTTTCCGACCCTGTATGGCGAAAAAGTCGTCGTGCGGCTGTTCGTCGGTTCGGGACAATACAAACATCTGGAAAACCTGAATCTGCCGGAAGAGATTCTGAGCGAAATGCGAGGTCTGTTACGACAGACCGGCGGCGTGGTGCTGATGACCGGTCCTGCGGGAAGCGGCAAAACGACGACGATTTACGCCTGTCTGCGGGAGATCATTCGCGAGTCACGGGGGGCCCGCAGTCTGGCCTCTCTGGAAGATCCGATTGAAGTCGTGGTGCCCACCGTGGCGCAGTCGCAGGTCAATCCGGCAGCGGGTTTTGATATGGCACTGGGTCTGCGATCCCTGTTACGGCAGGATCCGGAAGTGATCATGGTGGGAGAAATCCGCGATCGCGAAACCGCCGAGACAGTCTTCCAGGCTTCGCTGTCCGGGCATCTGGTGATCACCACATTCCATGCAGGCAGCGCGACCGAAGCGGTCAGCCGCCTGTCGGATATGGGAATCGAACCGTATTTACTGCGGAGTGGTCTGCTGGCGATATTGAGTCAACGGTTGTTGCGTCGACTCTGCAGTTGTGCTCAACCATCACAGGCGGAAGAAGATCGACTGGGTCTGCCTGTCGAACAATGGAAAACCGCGACGGGTTGTGCAGACTGCGGACAGACCGGCTATCAGGGCCGCCTGGTTCTGACCGAAATGCTGCTGCCCGATCAGGGGGCCGTGGGGCAGGCGATTCTGGACCAGGTTGATGCGACCGAGTTGCACCGGCTGGCAGTTGAGTCCGGACTACGGACGCAGTGGAATCGTGCGCTGCGGGCCGTGAATGAAGGATTGACCAGTCCCGCGGAAGTCCGCCGTGTACTGGGTATCTCGCGGAGTGAAACTTAACGGTGCACCGGCAGCACTGATTTAGAGACATTGACTGAAATCGTTTCTGTCTGAAGAGAGTGTGAGCATGAACGCAAGAGACGATTCCGACGCCATACCGACACGGGAAACCCGCTTCGAGCTGGATGAGCTGATCGCCTTGAACGAGGAAATCATTTCACTCGTGCAGGCCGGGATTCCGCTGGAACTGGGGCTGCGGGAGATGGGCAACGAACTTCCCGACCGACTGGGAAAGATCAGTTCGGACCTGGCGGTGAAGATGGAGCGGGGCAGTACGCTGGCTGAAGCGATGAAATCCGAAGGCTCACGCTTTCCCCGCGTGTATCGGGTGATTGTAGAAGCGGGGGTCAAGTCGGGAAAGTTGACCGTGGCACTGGAGGAGATGTCCAACTATGCCTGGGAACTGTTTCATCTGAGGCGACAGATCGGCATGGCGCTGATCTATCCTTTGATTGTCTTCAGCCTGGCCTATGGACTGTTTCTGGTCTTCCTGTTTGAGATGCTGGCACGGTTCAATTCCGCGTATGAAGTGTTCCGCCTGGGTGAGACCCGCCCTCTGCAGGCATTGAACTTTCTGGAATCGACCATGATCTACTGGGCACTGGTACCCCCGCTGCTGCTGTTTGTGTTCGCCCTGATCTGGATGCGGACCCGCAGCTCTCAGTTATTGAATTTTAAAGGCACCAGTCGGCTGATCGGCTGGATTCCCGGCGTGAAGCGGATTGCCAGTTATTATCGTTACGGAAATTTTGCCGAGCTGATGGCATTGTTGATTCAGCAACAGATCCCGTTCTCGGAGTCGATAATACTGGCTGCTGAAGCGACCGGCGATGACCAGTTGGTTCAATCGGCAGAGCTGATGGCGGATCGACATGCCCGCTCGCAGCTGGAATCGGGGGAATCGGCGAAATTTTATGGCTGGCCTCCGTTACTGACCTGGTTATTAACGACCAAGAATCACGAGGGAGAATTAAGCCTCGCGCTGAAAAATGCTGCCGATATGTATCGGCGGAAGGCGGCTCATTATACCCGCTGGTTCCGCGTGATCTTTCCGATCTTCACGGGAGCGATTATCGGAGGTGGCACGGTTTTATGTTATTGTCTGGTATTATTTCTCCCCTTTACCGACATGCTTAAACAATTAGGGAACCCTTGAGGGTCATGACTGAGACAGTGACCAGATGCTACAGACAGCTGGACACAATGATTATGATGATTTGAGTGACGGGATGATTCTCCAATGAACTGGTATCGCTATCAGGGCGTTAATTTAGAAGGCAAGCTCATCAAGGGGCGGATTCACGCTGCCGACCGGGATGAAGTTGCCAGCCAGCTACAGGATCAGGGGATCAAAATTGAACGGATCGAGCTGGAAGAGGAAGGTGAACTGGCGTTTGCCGCCCGGGAAGCACCTGCCTCCGGCGCGACGACCAGGCTCTCCTCCCGTGATTTTGAACTCATCACCGATCATCTGTCCGATTTGACACGTGCCCGGCTCCCGCTCTCGTCGGGGCTGGAAGCGGTCTCTTACGAAATTGAAAACACTCGGCTGCGGACCGCGGTACAGGATCTGGCGACCCAACTGGAGTCAGGCGATGACCTGGAAACGGTGCTGGCCAATTCCAGGGCGCCACGCGAGCTCTGTGCCCTGGTGCATGCCGGCAGCCGTTCGGGCAAGATGAGTGAGATTCTGGCCGACTATGTGGCA
This window harbors:
- a CDS encoding YjbQ family protein; this translates as MCLGNAMHITASVSITDGQLHLGPWEHIFYYEFDGRRRERILVKIIEE
- a CDS encoding secondary thiamine-phosphate synthase enzyme YjbQ, producing MKSLTKELWMDIPQRRQIVSIHQDVEDLVKESGVTDGLILINAMHITASVFINDNESGLHADYDRWLEQLAPFDAGSDPNTGGYLHNRTGEDNADAHHKRQIMGREVVIAITDGRLHLGPWEHIFYYEFDGRRRKRILVKIIGE
- a CDS encoding recombinase family protein, which encodes MIRRKKVSAKKTIERIFTPGDASKYITHDGIQQGDQVVLYCRVSTRQQNHNGNLDAQEQYLRNQMGKRDAKVVHVVRYVGSGFEPLRLPLAVRFAKQHGAKIVALSTDRFIRHESFKSTGSKKARKLRVNTRGLEDLREIAKGVELVTLLDPNASLEDCIKLQSEIGQQAKFNKGGRPLKRKPGYKKQRRLKFLEKVIQLQEQGKSIRDIEKELKIPSSTVHSWVSSFFNGD
- a CDS encoding tetratricopeptide repeat protein, which produces MPDSPRQLPVGFNWLTCAMLALVTNLGCDQQGNAPETDLKQGAVRKPDARAAEPGVIPAPNAATSPLPQWETPEEWVKLMSEARNLPQAQSGRPRSSGQPKQARRPITVGSMLGLDEGESEQETEPDLFPQYYNLAATGSNAEFDGTIQKVEAIPDAGQRAVAYCAIARALLAEEAFERAKPWLVEGEKLLPQSRDSAGHEQLLHLYAKAFARSGDGNKAVEVAQQIANLDLREKTLISIPGQIAKTGDVKQALNFVETIPDRNSQSQALRQVTLVLARSNACNLALSLTEQITNEEIRFRALEGIVLELAKAGRGKQALDVVRQILFLHRRPWFLRALAKSLVGTGHLNQALEVAPLIEGSGEQSTYLMEVAIAVAEQGKSKQALEVVQQIPQRETKENALAKVASALLNAGEADGALKATQRLQYDNQKVRLLYRVASALHSRGEDARKIAVLKEAVAASQRSGEKPPLFSVMGVLSMETIPTEQGTSTQLKSSFSPEERQLAEYFLQAAQQKK
- a CDS encoding 3-deoxy-7-phosphoheptulonate synthase; the encoded protein is MLPIQNVNIIDSVRLVAPQELKETIKRTDKVTETVGESREQIKHILSGEDSRLIVVVGPCSIHDPQAAIEYAKRLKELSEKVKDRMFLVMRVYFEKPRTTVGWKGLINDPHMDGTFDVASGLKIARQLLLQIGELGLPAATEMLEPITPQYIADAISIASIGARTTESPTHRQMASGLSMPVGYKNGTDGSLDVALNAMLAAQSPHSFLGIDAEGQTCVVNTTGNPWGHLILRGGRSGPNYQQEHLEAAAKSLETAGLSPRFMVDCSHANSNKDYRNQGKVWNEVIDQRVGGNKTIIGLMLESNLHAGNQSLPEDLSQLQYGVSVTDECIDWDETEQLILSAYEKLG
- a CDS encoding shikimate kinase — its product is MTADSEPVKTGVVLTGMPGSGKSTVGRLLSEQTGLPFLDTDALIEAGESKRLAEIIADHSPEGFRAIEAAYIQSIQSAGSVISTGGSVCYSSEAMHHLAGLGTIVWLDVKPDILEQRFVDAFDRGVLIEPGSSLADLYDSRYPLYEQYAQLKIEASPLTAEEVVSLIRQQLAL
- a CDS encoding RNA polymerase sigma factor, with protein sequence MDRLGPLYDLTSERLLRYAVTVTRNTPDAEDAIQATMVRIAMRPKILATAQQPWAYLLRVARNEALRILQKRKPLQIFAQCRQLWSRDEEIVEENDQAQVIRQALKRLPTNQSEVVVLKIWEDMTFAEIASVLDESPNTVASRYRYALQKLDNYLRPMAREDINV
- a CDS encoding GspE/PulE family protein; amino-acid sequence: MSQQFQDQLPDKAENHPEYVTELVDVILGQAQAINASDIHLLPTENRMRMDWRIDGVLHHVADFSQVLAPRITARLKVLSQLLTYRTDVPQEGRIHRDGEQVVETRISTFPTLYGEKVVVRLFVGSGQYKHLENLNLPEEILSEMRGLLRQTGGVVLMTGPAGSGKTTTIYACLREIIRESRGARSLASLEDPIEVVVPTVAQSQVNPAAGFDMALGLRSLLRQDPEVIMVGEIRDRETAETVFQASLSGHLVITTFHAGSATEAVSRLSDMGIEPYLLRSGLLAILSQRLLRRLCSCAQPSQAEEDRLGLPVEQWKTATGCADCGQTGYQGRLVLTEMLLPDQGAVGQAILDQVDATELHRLAVESGLRTQWNRALRAVNEGLTSPAEVRRVLGISRSET
- a CDS encoding type II secretion system F family protein; the encoded protein is MNARDDSDAIPTRETRFELDELIALNEEIISLVQAGIPLELGLREMGNELPDRLGKISSDLAVKMERGSTLAEAMKSEGSRFPRVYRVIVEAGVKSGKLTVALEEMSNYAWELFHLRRQIGMALIYPLIVFSLAYGLFLVFLFEMLARFNSAYEVFRLGETRPLQALNFLESTMIYWALVPPLLLFVFALIWMRTRSSQLLNFKGTSRLIGWIPGVKRIASYYRYGNFAELMALLIQQQIPFSESIILAAEATGDDQLVQSAELMADRHARSQLESGESAKFYGWPPLLTWLLTTKNHEGELSLALKNAADMYRRKAAHYTRWFRVIFPIFTGAIIGGGTVLCYCLVLFLPFTDMLKQLGNP